ctagtccccctccccttccatcactagtcccttcccttccatCACTAGTGCCTTCCCCAAGTACAATCTGGGTGGGAAGATGGGGTTAAAGAGACCTGACTGAGAAGTACTGAACTAAAACTTGATGCCTTTATTCATTATTGAGTGACCTCCTTGGAGTACTTGTCAGAAAAACACTTCAAATATCTGGTTTTTACTTGGCAGTCAAAACAAAAAGGTgaggtgggcaggggcgggggggaggttgCTCCAGTCCGGAGCTCAGGCTCATTTGATCAGGAGAACAAGCGTCCCCCAGAGCCATCAAAAAGCAGGTAGGCAGGGCAGCTGCGGCTTCATTCGGGGCCACCCTGAGTCTGACTGAGTCCTCTGCGATGACCCCCGTCCTGGCACTGGGAGGGCTCTTTTCCGGGACCTATCAATTAACAGGGCTTAAGAAACATTCTATGCCCAAGCAATTCGGGCTAAAAATAACTCCGTGGGCTATTTTTTTCCCCCGTTTACTCATCCACAGAAAGCATGTCAACAAGATCTTCGCTCCTTGAGCATTTTcacccctgcttcctcctccctgaaAATACCTGTCTGGTGCAACCAGACGAGCTGCGGGGTTGGAATCAGACACACAGAACAGCAAGACTATGCTGACGGAACTAGACTTCGGGGCTGCCAAGGGTctggagaaaaacagaagaataaaagaacCCGGCATTCACAGAcagtgtaatttaaaaatagatcctccctcctcctcctctcctacaAATGACGCAATTCTTTgaccataatatatatatatatatatctgatttATACACAGAATTCACTCTGCCTTAATAACACTAACagttgagtgcttactatgtatgAGGTAGCTTTCTGAGAACTTTAGGGGCTTTCACTCATTAATATAAACAACCCCATGAGGTAGATATGATTATTTCAACTTCACGTTCAGAAAACACTGAGGCGCAGGGAGATGGAGTGCCTGTCCGAGGCCCCTCAGCTGTAAGGGGCAGAGCCGAGACACAAACCCAGGAGGTCTGCCCTTGGGGCCCATGCCCTAACCATTACTCACACTATTTACGCAACGATTCTGCGGTGAAAACAGATAATGACCTTTTCTGAATTCCTACAAAGCTGTGTCTCCCTATCAAGTGTCCGTTTACATTTTCTACATTAAGTAGATGCATAGTCCTATGGCTCATCTTAATGTGAAAACAAGGATCAACAAGAACTTTCGTCTCATCTAAAACATATTAATTCTCTTAAACACACCAAATGTTACCCCCTTTCAAATACAAAAAATGCACCGAGATAGCTGCTCAAGCATCATAATTATTTCCTCGCTACAGGAAACTTTGCGAAATTAAGGCCCTGGACACCTTCTTCAGTTTGAGCAGTCAGCACTTAAGTAGATAAtctctgggggggaaaaaaagtctattttaaCAAGACCCTGATCAGAGAATGTTCAATTCTATGAATAGACTATTATGATGATTGAGCATGAAGGAGAAAGTCCCTTATGCTTCACGAATCACTAATAGATTTGCAAAAAATCAAAGCACTGGCCTACTCAGCTGTGTGAGCAGTTTATGAAGGCATATGCTCCTTTTGCTCAAAGGCCTTAACTCGACTGAAAACTTCGTCTAAACGTTCCTGTCTCTCCCATGTCCTAAACACTCTTTATTCCGTATTTTAAAGTATGCTAGCaaccatgttttaaaatgctgttcTCTAATTGATTTGCTTCTGAAATCGATTATTAGATACCTTccaaatattgaatattttgcCTTATCTCAAAAGGCCTCTCAGTCTTGTGAGGAAGCAAACAGATGACTTGTCTGGGATCACCGGAGTGTTTACAACCCCAACGCTGATGTCACCGCTTGGATGACAAAGGCACATCAGGAAGTTTTGCTAAATAAGTTAAATCTGCCCAGCGCTGCAGGGCCTCCTCCGTAGCTGGTTTGGCACCAGCACTTTCCTTTCACTGATGCATTTACTTTCTACAGACAGAACAACAGGAGGAAAAGAGCCCTGAATGCTCGACCCCCCGAGACAGCCGATGGAATGCAGAGGTGGGACTGACCAGCTGGGCCAGTCAGTCTCCTCCGCTTCCCTCTGtcgtttttttaaattttttatttttttttttagtaacaaAGCTGAAAGATGACCCACAGTATATAGTTCAACAGGAAACAGAAAGATTTAGTGAAACAACATTTTTTGCGGATGGGAAAGCCTTCCAAAGTTGGCACTTAAGTTATTTAATATTAAGACACCATCAGATTGAGCTGTAAAAAGTTCAATTGTCCTAAACTGACATTAGCAAAAGGCAGTTGTAGTGGCAAGTTTGAAGAAACTGGGAGGCCACTGATATTAGTATCTAAAAACAGTCCTCCCATCTAGCGGAGAAACCTTAAACGTGTCTCTCTTGATACTTAATGAAGTCAGCAAACAATATCCCCCGTCTGCGCTTGACTGATACTAAGAACCGCACCTTTAGTTTCCCAGCGTGGACCTtagctcccctcctcccccttccctccccgcccaGGCAGGTGATTACAAACAAAGACACAGTgaaactgctttaaaatatttaatacgtGTTAGACACgtaaagttacatttttatacaaaaaCCAAtacaacaaaggagaaaatactgTACAAAAACCTTGTCAGTTCCCCCAACCTTTATACAACAAAGACTGGAGTCACCGTAGCTACAAAACCATAACGTCTTTCCACTTAGGGGTTCTGTCTGTAAACTTTTGTTTcattaaacacttttaaaaagcactgtGTAGTAGTTCTGAGctagagcttttaaaatatatctttcctCTATAAACTCCGTATTTCCAAGCTTGAACTCTTCTGTGAAGTTCATCAAGCTTTTCTCCCTGTGGGGAAGACAAGGGCCCCTAAGATTCCCCTTTCCCAGAGTAATCACAGGGTTTAGACGTTTCTTCAGTGAGAGAAAggtgaggagggaaagaaataacACAGGTCTCTACCCCCGGACTAAACCACTCTAGTCTTATAAAATCCTGCGAGGAAAGGCCACTCCCGGGCCGGTACGGGTCTAGCTTTCATGTGAAGGGTGTGTGTAAAGTCCCTTCCTGCCAGCAGAGCGAATGGGGAACTCCCCGGCCCTTTTAGCCGCTTCCTTCTCGGTGCTGCTGGTAAAGGAAAGTCCCTGTCTGCCCCCAGTCTCCCGAACCCTGGGGAAGGGTGATGCATTCCAGAAGGACAAAATAGTCTTAATTCACAAGACAAActtacatacacagacacacaaagtAACAATCGTCCTCTTCCGATAAGCCTCGCACTCCCAAGTCTCGAGAGGCCCCGAGAGAGAGGCCGACAGAGCAGGGCCGCCACGGGCAGTCCCTGCTGCCCCGCGGCACCAGTCTTGCCACACGCTCAGCGCCTACGGTCTCCGCCGCGTCTCGCAGCCAGGAAAGGCCCGGCACTCGCGTCCACGCCCGCTGCTCAACCTCCTGCCCACATGGGGACCGACGGGGCTCAGAAGGCCACGATGGCTGTGCTCCAAGGGTTCATGTCTCTCAGCACCGGCTTATCGCAGCAGATCTGCCCAGGCTCGCTGGCTTCCGGATTGCTCCCCTCTCCCTCGGCTTCCTCCGGGCCGCCCCCGGGGCTTTTTCGTAAGAGTCCTGAGAAGCTGGAACCAAAGATGCTAATGAGGTTAGCCACGTTACCCgtctccatctcctcctcctcttcctccatcctGCCAGGCTGCTCCTCCAAGTCCCAACGGGGCTTCTTCAGAGGGGTTGAGCCGGGGCAGCCTGCGGGGCCACAGCCGCCCATCCCCGCTGCGCTGCGCTTCCTAGGGCAGACCGGGGGCGGCGCCGGGGGCTTGTCCTCGGCGCAGCGGCCGTCACCGTGGAGAGGTGCGCCCAGCACTCCCTGCTTCTCCCCGCCACCAGGGAGGCAGCCGCAGTAGTGGCGCGCCGCTCGGGGACCCTCAGGGAAGATGTCCAAGCCTCCGGCTGAGTCCCCGGCTGAGTCCCCGGCTTCCTCGGCCGCTGCCTCTGTGCTCTGAAGAGTGTTCCTGGCGCCGGTCAGGGTAGCCTCGGGCTCCAAGTCACCTGCCCGAGGCGTGTCTAGGACTGCGCGGTGTTCCTGCTCCGGCTCGCTCTCTGGCCAGGCGGCGGGagcgggcggcgggggcggctcCCCCCAGCCCGCTGGGGGCCCGGCCACCAGCTCCCCGGGCAGCTGCGGTGGGGTCCCAGGAGGACCAGCCAGGTAGAGACCGGGGCACGGGTCGCTCAGGTAGACCTGGCGGGCGCTGCGCAGCACCAGTGAGACCAGCAGGTTCTTGTGCAGCTTGATGCCACCGCGCTGGACCCGTGAATTGTAGATCTTGCCCAGGGAGATGCTGACAATGCGGTGTGCCTCCAGCTTGAACTCCATTCTGCCTGCCGCCCCTTCACCAGCGGGC
This portion of the Phyllostomus discolor isolate MPI-MPIP mPhyDis1 chromosome 14, mPhyDis1.pri.v3, whole genome shotgun sequence genome encodes:
- the IER5 gene encoding immediate early response gene 5 protein — translated: MEFKLEAHRIVSISLGKIYNSRVQRGGIKLHKNLLVSLVLRSARQVYLSDPCPGLYLAGPPGTPPQLPGELVAGPPAGWGEPPPPPAPAAWPESEPEQEHRAVLDTPRAGDLEPEATLTGARNTLQSTEAAAEEAGDSAGDSAGGLDIFPEGPRAARHYCGCLPGGGEKQGVLGAPLHGDGRCAEDKPPAPPPVCPRKRSAAGMGGCGPAGCPGSTPLKKPRWDLEEQPGRMEEEEEEMETGNVANLISIFGSSFSGLLRKSPGGGPEEAEGEGSNPEASEPGQICCDKPVLRDMNPWSTAIVAF